The following are encoded in a window of Panicum virgatum strain AP13 chromosome 5N, P.virgatum_v5, whole genome shotgun sequence genomic DNA:
- the LOC120675141 gene encoding formin-like protein 14: protein MAAGEEDGRRGEAPRPPSSIAPATAVQGRPERRRRCPKLPASAAPTLAVPSRRRAPPPPPPPPSLAAPEHRPRCLGPPASAAPALSRATCSAPPPAVPHTTPAPAKSSAPPPPLALRPAGGSASLPLQLATCYSRSEAGGARRGTRPPLAGEEGPAYGRSSPPPPTPGCRCAAADAHRAHGAAARVSPSSARPTSTPLEQGKGEPPSPPHRPRRSGRPPVRAPLRPASPPLGLQRAPPAVALGHRVLRPSPRLARRGRSSPPRRTAVGQPRPLLSAAPHRGRPATAAPLRTAGAVGRPDLARAPPLRPWSPPSWPSLPA from the coding sequence AtggccgccggggaggaggatggccggcgcggaGAGGCGCCGAGGCCGCCGTCAAGCATTGCCCCTGCCACCGCCGTCCAGGGCCGCCCcgagcgccgtcgccgctgtcCCAAGCTGCCGGCGAGTGCGGCCCCCACCCTCGCCGTCCCGAGCCGCCGTCGAGCACCGCCCccacccccgccaccgccgtccctGGCCGCCCCCGAGCACCGCCCCCGCTGTCTTGGGCCGCCAgcgagcgccgcccccgccctgtCCCGCGCCACCTGCTCTGCACCACCGCCGGCGGTCCCGCACACCACCCCAGCTCCCGCCaagagctccgcgccgcccccaccgcTTGCTCTGCGCCCCGCCGGTGGATCCGCTTCGCTCCCGCTCCAGCTCGCAACTTGCTACTCGAGGAGCgaggccggcggagctcgaagGGGGACGAGGCCGCCGCTGGCGGGAGAGGAGGGGCCCGCCTACGGCCGTTCCTCCCCGCCTCCTCCCACGCCCGGATGCCGCTGTGCGGCCGCCGACGCACACCGCgcgcacggcgccgccgcgcgcgtgaGCCCGAGCTCCGCGCGCCCGACATCGACACCACTGGAGCAGGGGAAGGGcgagccgccgtcgcctccgcacCGCCCGCGGCGctccggccggcctcccgtGCGCGCACCTCTGcggcctgcctcgccgccgcttgGCCTGCAGCGCGCTCCGCCTGCCGTCGCGCTTGGCCACCGCGTGCTCCGCCCGTCACCGCGCTTGGCCCGCCGAGGCCGCTCGtctccgccgcgccgcaccgcggTCGGCCAGCCGCGGCCGCTCCTCTCCGCTGCGCCGCACCGCGGTCGGCCCGCCACGGCCGCTCCTCTCCGCACGGCCGGCGCGGTAGGGAGGCCGGATCTCGCGCGGGCTCCACCGCTGCGGCCATGGTCTCCACCGTCGTGGCCGAGCTTGCCGGCATag